Within the Echinicola sp. 20G genome, the region TGACAGGAAAAGTAAATCCAGATCAGACCGTTACCATTGGTGCAAACGCTATTTTGCTTCAAGGTGAATTGGAAGAAATCCCTTTACCTATTAAAGAAGGCCTGAATGTGCCGATTTTGGGTATGTTTAAAACTTCCAATAAGTACTTAATCTTGACTGATAGTGAGGGATCCGTCAAGAATATGCAACCTGATTTTAATAGATTGCAGGACAGTGATATTTTTGGTTATGCCGTAACGGCAAAGGGAGATAATGTGGATTTTGTCAGTAGGACAATTGTGCCTCACACCTTGGGGAAGGAGGATTATGCTACTGGCTCATCACATGCTATGCTGGTCCCTTTTTGGGCTGAGAAATTAAATAAGCAGCACATGAAGGCGGTTCAATGGAGCAGTAGAGGAGGAGCATTCTTGTGCGGACTAAAGCATGGCATAGCGGAGCTGACAGGAGAATTTAGAATAGAAGAAAAGCAAAGAATTAGCATACCAATTGGACTTTGAGATTTTTACATTAAAAATAGTTTTTCCTGAAATGTTGTGCTTGAAATCTGAATGGGAAATAAATATGGAAGCCAAAATAAAATTGGTATAATTTAAGACTAGATTAGCAACAATTACTTTTAATAGAAAATAGAATCTTATTTACAAACCCTTTAATTGAAATTCATTTTTTTGTAAATAAAATACATTTTAATATATTTGATGATGTAATCCATTCTTGTTAAGATATTCGTGTACTTTAGATTTTTTGACTTTTAAAGATTTGAAAATATCATTTATGGTTTTATCTAGAAATGACATGTTATTTATCTTCTTGGTAAAAGAATTGGATTCAAATTAGTTTCAACTTTTCAAAATTTTAACTTATGATCTGTTCTAAAAAAGATTTACATCGATTTATTGTTAACGATGCTAACTCAATGGGGATTAATATTAATTCTAAATTTTCTGCGTTAAAATCCAATATTCTTAACCCAAGGTGGAAATTTATTAAACTTTTAAGAACCTGCGAGTATTATTCAAATAACAAAAATTCTTTCATTAACGCATTATGGTATCAGATTTACTTATTCAGGTATAAAAGACTAGGCTTGAAATTGGGATTTTCTATTCCGCTCAATGTTTTTGATGAGGGATTGTCTTTGCCTCATTATGGAACGATTATAGTAAGCAAGAATGCAAAAATAGGAAAGAATTGTCGAGTCCATGCATGTGTGAACATCGGTGCTAGTGGTGGAGATCCTAGAGCTCCTCAAATAGGTGATAATGTGTATATTGGTCCCGGAGCAAAACTGTTTGGTAATATAAGTATTGAAGAAGGTTGCACTATAGGAGCAAATGCTGTGGTCAACAAGTCTGTTGAGATTCCCAATAGTATTATTGGAGGAGTTCCAGCAAAAGTCTTAAAGATTTCATCAGGAAATTGGTGGGAAAAAAATGGACTTACTCTCAAGAGTGTTGAAAATGAAAATATGGTGCTAGTAAATTAGCTCAAAGAAGTGTTTCTTAATATTTAATTTAGCTGGTATCAAGACAAGTACATCTGTGATGATACCAGCTTTTTTAACTACTCTTTTCCTCCTCTTTGGAAACAGCTTTTACTTCTTCTTCTGTTACCATTTTTTTGGATTTATTTCCCCAACTGTTAAGAATATAATTCATTATATCGGCTACTTCATCATCATAAAGACCGAGGTTGGTCATGGTACTATTATAAGTTTTTTTATTTACTATTATTTCCCCATTCATTCCATATTTGACAGCCCTGATGCTTTCTTCCCGCTTCTTTAAAAGAAAATCAGATTTTGCTAAAGGAGGAAAGGTTCCGTCCACTCCTTCTCCATTGGCCAGATGGCATGAAATACAATAGTCTTGATAAACTTCTTGGCCTCTTTTAATACTGGCTTTAAGTGCTTCATCTTGATCCTGAAAGTAAAAAGCTGTCCAACCCAAATAAGAAAATATGAAACAGGAGAAAATTCCTAATTTGATCATGATTAATTTTTAGGGATAATTTTAACAATTCCTTTTCCTTCAACTCCTGCATAAATATAGTTGTCTGGACCGACCTTGACATTTCTCAACCTGCCCATACCATCTAAAAGTTTTGTCCTTGCGACTACCTTTTTGTTTTCCAAAGTGAGCATTTCCAGGTACTGGAACTTCAAAGATCCCACCAAGATATTACCTGACCATTCTGGGTAGATTTCACCAGGTACAACAGCCATTCCTGAAGGAGCAATAGAGGGAACCCAGTAATATAGCGGTTGTTCCATACCTTCTTTACCGGTATCATCTGTCAAAATAGAATTGTCATAGTTGATACCATAAGAAACAACTGGCCAGCCATAATTGGCTCCTTTCTTCACCACATTGATTTCATCTCCGCCCTGCGGACCATGCTCGTTTACCCAAATTTCATTGAACTCCGGGTGAAACATCATGCCTTGAGGATTCCTATGTCCATAAGAGTAAATGGCTTTTTTGGCATCCTCATCATTGACAAAAGGATTGTCTGAAGGAATACTACCGTCATCATTAATTCTATATACTTTGCCATTATCTCTGGTGATATCCTGAGGATTTACATCTCTTTCTCCCCTTTCTCCGGCGGAAAAATAGAGGTAGCCATCATTATCAAAAGCGATTCTTGATCCAAAGTGCTGGCCTTTTTTTGTGTTTGGAGAAGCTTTGTACAGTAGCTCTTGGTCAGTAAGACTCTTACCATCAAATTTTGCTCTCATAATAGCAGTGTTGGCACCTTCCTCTTCACCTTCCCCAGATGCAAAAGTCATATATAACCAGCCATTAGTTTCAAAATCGGGGTGAAGGACAATGTCCAATAAACCACCTTGTCCTCTCGAAACAACTTCAGGAGCGCCCTCTACAATTGTTTTTTGTCCATCTTTGGCATAAATCAGCTCACCTTTTTTTTCGGTAATCAAGATTCCTCCATCTGGTAAAAAAGCCATTCCCCAAGGGTTTTCCAGTCCATCAACTATCGTTTCAACAGTGTAATTTTTTTGGTCATCACTTATCTCAGGAGTGTTTTCCATGATTCCAGGTCGATTATCTTGGGCACAGGCTGAGCCTGCAATCATGACGATCATAACAGCTGGAGCTAGATGTTTAAAATGTGTTTTGAAATTGAATTTCATAGTAGATAGGTTTATATAGGTTTTTTGAAGTTATAAATATAATCAATAACTCATGCAATTGGTTGTGCATCTCCTAACTGGATCAAAAAATACACTAACGGTAATTTGGGCTTCTAAAATAGAAAGTTGTATAAAAGAAAAATTTAGATTTTATAATATTCAAATCATTCATACCTTATATTTAACTATTCGTAATCAATGGTGACTAGGTAAAGTATTTACATGAAACAATTAGCAAAATTATTCACTGGATTGACCATTTTGGTTTTAGGTGCTGGCTGCAGTCAACTGACAGAGTCCATTTATACTGATAATGTACAGGAGTATGAACTCAACACTATTGATACAGAATATGGTTATACTGGCAAGGCAGTTTTTAAGGAATTTGCTGATGGTAGTGGTTTGGAATTGACAATTACCTTGGAAGGAGAGGCTTCTAAAAATGAATACTATTTTCCTGCCCACCTGCACTATGGACAATACCAGCAAGGTGAAAATTCACCTATGGCAGAAATGCTAAATCCGGTTGATATTAGGCCGCTTAAAAGTGTAACAATAATTAAGGGTTTCAGCTTGGAAGATTTGAATTATACCTACTATCATATTAAAGTCCACTTGGCAGAAGAAGGCCCTGATTATGAAAAGATTTTGGTTGCTGGAAACGTGGGAGAGTATAATGAAAATGCTGATAGCGCTGAATAAGAAAGTTTGAGATTAACCAAAACGGGCTGGCCTCATGAGGCCAGCCCGTTTTGGTTAAAAGAGCACAAATTAGAAGGTTACATCAAATGTAATATCTAGGTCACTTTCTCCACCAGCTTGTGCATAATCGGCCCAATGCGGGTTTTCTGCCCCTTCATAATCTTTGTCGAGAGCATGTCTTAAGATCACCCTAATTTGACCAGTATTGCTTAGCAAAGTTTCATCTACAGTAACCTGCCCAACCAAACCAATTGGGTTATTGTTCTCATCAACATCGTCATAGGTATAAGTCATGAAAGAAGTCGATCCAGTAAATGCACTTCCAAGGAAAAAGAATTGGTGCTCATCTGCTTCTTCTTCAATTTCCTCAGTGATATCTTCATCAGCTATTCCGTTGTAAGCTGATATCTCCATTAAATATCTTTTACCACTTTCGAGGCCATCTATATCGTCAATTTGCAACGATCCCCCTAAAGCAATTCCTTCATCAGAGCTGGCTCCATATTCTAATGAAGTACCCATGCTAGCACCTGAATTGTCAATTTCTGTAAAAGTCAAGGTTACCTCAGTAATTACTTCTTGATCCAACTCTGGAACTGGGTCGTCTTTGCTACAAGAAACTAAAGTGATTGATGTTGCGAATAGCAATCCTGCCAATAAATTGTTACGCATAGTTTTCATAATGAATTTGATTTAATATGATTAAAATTCGTATTTCAGCCTTAGACTTATATTCCTTCCCATTTCGTGGGAGAAATACCTAAAGCGATTCATGTAATTTTTATATTCTGTATTAAAGATGTTGTTAACAGAAAGTCCTCCTTTTAAGCTACTTGATGTTGCGGAAAATATGGTTCTGTTATAGCTGATATTCCATAGGTTATAGCCTGGAGGAGCTGGGGCAAGATCAAAATCCGGTTCTCGCCTTTGTTTGAAGACGGATAAGTTACTTAGTGTTAATTTGCCAAATTGTTCTTTTTGATAATTTAAGCCAGTTTCTATTTGATCCGCAGGGATAAAGGGAAGGTAATTATGGTCAATCAGGTTTTTGGCACGGATTATACTTCCCTTAATGTACCAAGAAAGAGTTGGAAGAAGCTCGTAATTGGTGCTCAGGTCAATGCCCCAAAAAGAAGCATCGGTCTGTAGGTATTCATATACATTAAACGTGCCACGAAGGGAGACATATTGTTCTCCGGTAGGGTTTAGGTAGATGTAATTGTTGATTTTATGGTAATAACCTGTCAATTCTGCACTGAGCTTGTCCTTTGTGAAATTCAAGGTATTAACCCATTTGATGGCCTGCTCACTGACAAAATCTGGATTGCCTATTTCTACTGCGGCAGCACCATGATGAAGTCCTTGACTAAATTGCTCATTGATATTTGGAGGCCTCCATGCTGAGCCAATATTGGACGTAATCATCCAATAATTATTAAAGCTATATGCAGCACCCAATGAAGCCGTGAAGTTTTTGAAAGTAAAATCCCTTTCTTCCAACTCTCCTGATTGATTGTATCGGGCGGCATCTACATACCGAAAATCATACCTTGCTCCAGCTTCAAATTCAAAAGGACCGTTGATATATTTTTCTGTGGCATAAGCTCCTAAATTAACGAGATCGTAATTGGGGATAAGTGGCGTGACTCCAGTGCCAGGAACGTTGTTGTTGGCTTGTTGGAGAACATTGATTCCGAATGTTCCATCCCATTTTTTGAAAGTCGGGTGCTCATAGGATACGTCAAAGGTGTTGGTAAATAACTCCAAATCCAATGCTGCATGATCATTTAAACTTCCCCTTCTTTTATCAAACTCTTGTCTGTTGTTTTTCTGAAAAGCATAACTGAAATTGACCACTCCATCATTATTCAAATGGTAGTGGCCTTTGGCTTTGAATAATTGATGATTTACTTTTTGTCTTGGATTTTCAATGGAGTATGAGAATCCCTTATCAGAAAAAGGCCTTCCGTTTTCTATCAGGTCATCTAGATCACTCGAATTACCAGTGTGAGAATCACTCAGAATTCCAATTTCAGTAGAAAAGCGGCTATAGAATAACTCCATGCCCAAAGTTTTAGTGTTGTAACCTAGGGCTCCGGAGAAATTGAGCTCTCTCATACCTGTATTGTCTTGATAGTAATTAGGGCTTTTGATATTACCGCCTACTCTTGAAGAAGCTTGTACTCTGTAACCAAACCCTTGTAGTTTTTTGATACCTCCTTCTAAACTTATGGAGCCAGCTCCTGATTGGCCATTTGTCGCTCCAATCAAATTGGCAGCGCCTTTTAACCCACCACTTACGGGCAGTTTTGGTGGTGTAACTAATATTACTCCTCCCATAGCTTCCGGTCCAAAACGGACTGTTTCAGCTCCCTTTACCACAGATATGTCTTCAGCCATAAAAGGATCTATTTCAGGGGCATGTTCGCCTCCCCATTGCTGTCCTTCTTGCCTTACCCCATTGTTTAGAATCATGATTCTATTACTGTGCATACCATGAATTACTGGCTTTGAGATATTGGCGCCTGTGGTGAAGGTGGTGACTCCAGGTAGGTCTTTAAGGGTCTCTCCAAGATTTTTACCACGATTTTCATCCAAAATGGCTTTCCCAATATTACTGATATTGTTAAGTGTGCTTACCGCATCTTTGTGCCCTACGATTTCAACACCATCAATCAAATATTCCTTTGGCGTTATTCTTATGGTCAGATTTACATTTTCATGGACATTTAACTGTACTGTTTGGGGACTGTAACCTAAAAATTCTACCGTAATAATGTAGTGTCCTTCACAAATGTTTTCGAAGTTAAAATTTCCATTAGGATTGGTAATAGCCCCTTTTTCTAGCTCCTTGATCCATATATATGCTCCTTCAATAGCTTCATTGCTTTCAGTGTCCACTACCTTCCCTCTAACGCTAAAATTGCAGTTACTTTGACCAAAAGCTGTGCTTTGTGAGATAAAAAGCAATAACAATACTATGCTAAGTTGATTTAGGTATTTCATTGCTGCAAATATAATGCAATAATGTTGCTTTTTGCAACCATGTTTCAGGAAATGTTATGGTCTTTGAGCAGATCAATATTAAAGTTGGTAGAAGATCTTGTCAAAACTAAAAATGCAGCCTTTATAGGGCTGCATTTCTTTACGGTTTAGTAAGGTAGTTAATCATATTGTGGTTTGCTTCCACCAAATGCTCTTAAATTGTAGGTTAAGGTAACCATGAAAAACTGTCTCAGCACTTCAGTTCTTTCATTTTCGATATATACATCAGTGACATTTCTATTGATACTGGTGTTTTGGTTCAATAAGTCAAAAACTGTCATTTTTAGCTCAAGGTTTTGGGAAGGAGGGAATCGGTAGCCAAAATCGGCATTCATTAACCAAATGGACTGGTCATATTCTTCACCTAGTCCTATGTAAAACTGATTGTTCACATTGGTGCTGAAGAAGAAACCTTTCCAGAAATTCCAATAAAGGTCAAGCCTGGTGCTCTGTGAATAATAATTGCTATCTCTATCCTTCTGAAGGGTGCTCCTCACAATATTGTAATTGGCACTGGTGCTTAAGTTGAAATCAAGTTTTTCACTTACATTACTAGAAATACCCAAGCCTTGCCCCATTCCCAAACTATGGTTGGTATTCAATTGATCATTGATTAGACCAGGTTGATTTGAGTAATTCAATCTGGTGTCCAAGTTCAAGTTGCTTTTCATAAATCCAAGAGGGAATCCAAATGATATGCTTGTATTTGCATTCCACGCATTTTCGAGGTTGACAGGTCGGCTTAACTGCCCACCTTGTCTGAGTAACACATCGTCTTGAATTAAGGTGTCTTTAGTGGCAATGTAAGTACTGGTTCCCATGAAATTTTTACGAACCCCCGCTGATAGCCACATAAAGAAAGACTTAGAATTCTCTAAGTTGATTTTTTTGATTCTAGAGAAAATTCTATGCTCATATTCTTGCTCCAGTTCAGGGTTACCCATTGAAATTTGGAGAGGGTTGCTGTTGTCAATGACGTCTTGCAATTGACGAACCGAAGGAGCATCTGTGTCTGCTCTATAGCCAAGTCGGATACTGGTGGATTTATCCGGTTCATAATCAATAAACATTCTTGGGACAAAGTTTTTGAAGGTTCTCTTCGTATTTTCATAGCCAGGAAAAAGCCGGTCACTGTTTAGCTTGGCTACTTCATAGTTCAACGCAGTGAAAATCCTGAGTGTTTCTGTATTGTGACGTAAGCCTAGACTTAGCTCTTGACGATTGTACCCGTTCTTAAATTCATTACTCAAAGTGGTGTCTCTTTCAAAAATGGTAGACTCCATTTCTCTTTGGGAAACATCTTGCAGGTTTTTACTGTTGTCATTACCAAATTCGTACTCCAATCTTAACTGGGTGTGTTCCCCAATTGGTTCTGTATATTCAATTTCTGCTTCGTATTCGAAACGATCGTTGTTGGTAATGGTTCTCTGGATCAAACTATCCAAGTTGTTGGACTGATAGTTCCGATTAGCAGAAAGAAGTAGTGATTCACTATTATTGTCCCGATAGCCCGTTTCAATAGAGGTAGATATGGTACGTCCAGGTCTGTCAAATTTAAACCGATAGGTGAAGTCGTTATCAATTCTTAAAGCCTCATTTTCGGAATTAGTAAGGTTCACTGTTTCACTAATAGGAGTACTTCTATCATAGAGGTTTCTAGCAACCAACTTGTTCAATGAGTTGCCCTTTTCATAAGAAAACCTTGGTCGCCAGATAATAGCATGTCTTTCAGTGATATCATACTCCAATTTCATAGTCATCCTGTGCGTTTGGCTATTGTTTTGGTTTTGCACGTTTTCGTCATAGAATTGAAGGCTATCACTTGGAAGAATGTATTCTCTTGTAGAGGTTCTTCTTAGGGTGTTTTTGCTATCGTTGAAAAAATAGTTCCCTGAGAATTTAGCCTTACCTCCATCAAATTTATCTGTAAAATTTGTTCCAATAGAGTTGGTTTTTGTGATACCTGGACGTTCCCTGACGGTCAGGTCATCACTATCCCTTCGTCCCCAACCACGGTCATTTCCAGACCCGAATGCGCCTGTTAAATCATCAGCAGAAAAATTTTGTTGGTTGATGTTGTTGCTCAAGCCAAGTAAGGACAGCCGTTGGGTTCCTTCAAAAAAGTGAACGGCGCCTCCTACTAGATAGTTGTCATCGGTACCATATCCGGCAAATAATTGACCGAATTTTCCTCCTCTTTTATCCTTTTTTGTAATGATATTGATGGTCTTAATGGTTTCCCCATCATCAAAGCCTGTCAATCTTGCCTGATCACTTTTTTGGTCCAAAAATTCGATTTTATCAATGACCTCAACAGGAAGGTTTTGCATAGCCATGGCTGGATCATCACCAAAGAAAGGTTCTCCATCTACTAATACTCGTCCAACAGTTTCTCCTTGCACTTCAATGGTACCTCCTCTCATAACCACTCCGGGCATCTTCCTGATGAGTTCTCCTGCACTGGCTTGTGATCTTGTTTTGTAGGCATTGGCATTGAAAGAAATGGTATCTCCTTTTACTTCACCTGTCATGACTTGCCCGGTCACTTCCACCTCCTGAAGCTGAGTTGCATCTTCTTCGATTGCAATGACGCCAAGGTTATTGGAAGAGAGATTGCTGTAGTTTTTACTCAAGGTTTGATAGCCTATAAAACTTACCTCTAGTATAAAGGATGAGACTTCAGGGTTTTGGATGCTGAAGTTTCCATTCTCGTCTGTAAAAGCATTAGCAAGGGTTTCATCTTGACTATTTTTAATAAAAATGTAAGCACCTGGAAGCGTCTCCTCTGAAATTTTGTCTACAATTTTACCCTTGAGCATTTCTTGTCCAAATAGATTGCTCTGAAGTAACATCGTAAAAAATAGAAAAGAATATAGCTTTCGCATGTTGTTGATTTTCAATTTGTT harbors:
- a CDS encoding PQQ-dependent sugar dehydrogenase — translated: MKFNFKTHFKHLAPAVMIVMIAGSACAQDNRPGIMENTPEISDDQKNYTVETIVDGLENPWGMAFLPDGGILITEKKGELIYAKDGQKTIVEGAPEVVSRGQGGLLDIVLHPDFETNGWLYMTFASGEGEEEGANTAIMRAKFDGKSLTDQELLYKASPNTKKGQHFGSRIAFDNDGYLYFSAGERGERDVNPQDITRDNGKVYRINDDGSIPSDNPFVNDEDAKKAIYSYGHRNPQGMMFHPEFNEIWVNEHGPQGGDEINVVKKGANYGWPVVSYGINYDNSILTDDTGKEGMEQPLYYWVPSIAPSGMAVVPGEIYPEWSGNILVGSLKFQYLEMLTLENKKVVARTKLLDGMGRLRNVKVGPDNYIYAGVEGKGIVKIIPKN
- a CDS encoding PhzF family phenazine biosynthesis protein — its product is MEVNYQIISVFTSQEFNFKGNPAAVLLLENHLSTAAMQEMARKLNQPASTFLVKRAGGHGYDIRWFAPDAEIGLCGHGTAAATAFLGIKKQSNGPFTFNYRDGKLTGKVNPDQTVTIGANAILLQGELEEIPLPIKEGLNVPILGMFKTSNKYLILTDSEGSVKNMQPDFNRLQDSDIFGYAVTAKGDNVDFVSRTIVPHTLGKEDYATGSSHAMLVPFWAEKLNKQHMKAVQWSSRGGAFLCGLKHGIAELTGEFRIEEKQRISIPIGL
- a CDS encoding outer membrane beta-barrel protein, which produces MRKLYSFLFFTMLLQSNLFGQEMLKGKIVDKISEETLPGAYIFIKNSQDETLANAFTDENGNFSIQNPEVSSFILEVSFIGYQTLSKNYSNLSSNNLGVIAIEEDATQLQEVEVTGQVMTGEVKGDTISFNANAYKTRSQASAGELIRKMPGVVMRGGTIEVQGETVGRVLVDGEPFFGDDPAMAMQNLPVEVIDKIEFLDQKSDQARLTGFDDGETIKTINIITKKDKRGGKFGQLFAGYGTDDNYLVGGAVHFFEGTQRLSLLGLSNNINQQNFSADDLTGAFGSGNDRGWGRRDSDDLTVRERPGITKTNSIGTNFTDKFDGGKAKFSGNYFFNDSKNTLRRTSTREYILPSDSLQFYDENVQNQNNSQTHRMTMKLEYDITERHAIIWRPRFSYEKGNSLNKLVARNLYDRSTPISETVNLTNSENEALRIDNDFTYRFKFDRPGRTISTSIETGYRDNNSESLLLSANRNYQSNNLDSLIQRTITNNDRFEYEAEIEYTEPIGEHTQLRLEYEFGNDNSKNLQDVSQREMESTIFERDTTLSNEFKNGYNRQELSLGLRHNTETLRIFTALNYEVAKLNSDRLFPGYENTKRTFKNFVPRMFIDYEPDKSTSIRLGYRADTDAPSVRQLQDVIDNSNPLQISMGNPELEQEYEHRIFSRIKKINLENSKSFFMWLSAGVRKNFMGTSTYIATKDTLIQDDVLLRQGGQLSRPVNLENAWNANTSISFGFPLGFMKSNLNLDTRLNYSNQPGLINDQLNTNHSLGMGQGLGISSNVSEKLDFNLSTSANYNIVRSTLQKDRDSNYYSQSTRLDLYWNFWKGFFFSTNVNNQFYIGLGEEYDQSIWLMNADFGYRFPPSQNLELKMTVFDLLNQNTSINRNVTDVYIENERTEVLRQFFMVTLTYNLRAFGGSKPQYD
- a CDS encoding TonB-dependent receptor, with the protein product MKYLNQLSIVLLLLFISQSTAFGQSNCNFSVRGKVVDTESNEAIEGAYIWIKELEKGAITNPNGNFNFENICEGHYIITVEFLGYSPQTVQLNVHENVNLTIRITPKEYLIDGVEIVGHKDAVSTLNNISNIGKAILDENRGKNLGETLKDLPGVTTFTTGANISKPVIHGMHSNRIMILNNGVRQEGQQWGGEHAPEIDPFMAEDISVVKGAETVRFGPEAMGGVILVTPPKLPVSGGLKGAANLIGATNGQSGAGSISLEGGIKKLQGFGYRVQASSRVGGNIKSPNYYQDNTGMRELNFSGALGYNTKTLGMELFYSRFSTEIGILSDSHTGNSSDLDDLIENGRPFSDKGFSYSIENPRQKVNHQLFKAKGHYHLNNDGVVNFSYAFQKNNRQEFDKRRGSLNDHAALDLELFTNTFDVSYEHPTFKKWDGTFGINVLQQANNNVPGTGVTPLIPNYDLVNLGAYATEKYINGPFEFEAGARYDFRYVDAARYNQSGELEERDFTFKNFTASLGAAYSFNNYWMITSNIGSAWRPPNINEQFSQGLHHGAAAVEIGNPDFVSEQAIKWVNTLNFTKDKLSAELTGYYHKINNYIYLNPTGEQYVSLRGTFNVYEYLQTDASFWGIDLSTNYELLPTLSWYIKGSIIRAKNLIDHNYLPFIPADQIETGLNYQKEQFGKLTLSNLSVFKQRREPDFDLAPAPPGYNLWNISYNRTIFSATSSSLKGGLSVNNIFNTEYKNYMNRFRYFSHEMGRNISLRLKYEF
- a CDS encoding cytochrome c, with the protein product MIKLGIFSCFIFSYLGWTAFYFQDQDEALKASIKRGQEVYQDYCISCHLANGEGVDGTFPPLAKSDFLLKKREESIRAVKYGMNGEIIVNKKTYNSTMTNLGLYDDEVADIMNYILNSWGNKSKKMVTEEEVKAVSKEEEKSS
- a CDS encoding serine O-acetyltransferase, yielding MICSKKDLHRFIVNDANSMGININSKFSALKSNILNPRWKFIKLLRTCEYYSNNKNSFINALWYQIYLFRYKRLGLKLGFSIPLNVFDEGLSLPHYGTIIVSKNAKIGKNCRVHACVNIGASGGDPRAPQIGDNVYIGPGAKLFGNISIEEGCTIGANAVVNKSVEIPNSIIGGVPAKVLKISSGNWWEKNGLTLKSVENENMVLVN